In Ascaphus truei isolate aAscTru1 chromosome 5, aAscTru1.hap1, whole genome shotgun sequence, one genomic interval encodes:
- the NKX2-5 gene encoding homeobox protein Nkx-2.5 yields the protein MFPSPVTSTPFSVKDILNLEQHQTGLSAMDISPRLETSSCMLSSFKQESYPGTPCLSELSEDLSQREVSKGSSPFPGSFYVKNYMEMDSSKDPKEDKKEVCSLQKKLENDKRDLEDPERPRQRKRRKPRVLFSQAQVYELERRFKQQKYLSAPERDHLANVLKLTSTQVKIWFQNRRYKCKRQRQDQTLEMVGLPPPRRIAVPVLVRDGKPCLGESSSYNSPYNVSINPYSYNTYPPYSNYSNPACSGSYNCSYSSMPSMQPTTAGNNFMNFSVGDLNTVQTPIQQASGVSALHGIRAW from the exons ATGTTTCCCAGCCCTGTGACTTCTACTCCATTTTCTGTGAAAGACATTTTGAACTTGGAGCAACATCAGACTGGTCTGTCTGCAATGGACATATCTCCTAGGTTGGAGACTTCTTCTTGCATGCTGTCCAGCTTCAAACAGGAATCTTACCCAGGGACTCCCTGTCTTTCGGAACTGAGTGAGGATCTGTCCCAGAGAGAGGTCTCTAAAGGCTCCTCACCTTTCCCTGGATCATTTTATGTCAAGAATTACATGGAAATGGACTCatcaaaagaccccaaagaagataaGAAAG AAGTCTGCTCACTTCAAAAAAAACTAGAAAATGACAAGAGGGACTTGGAAGATCCAGAGAGGCCAAGACAAAGGAAGAGAAGGAAGCCTCGGGTACTGTTTTCCCAAGCTCAGGTCTATGAACTGGAGAGAAGATTCAAGCAGCAGAAGTACCTGTCAGCTCCAGAGAGAGACCATTTAGCTAACGTCCTGAAGCTCACCTCTACCCAGGTGAAAATCTGGTTCCAGAACAGAAGGTACAAATGCAAAAGACAGAGGCAAGATCAGACTCTGGAGATGGTGGGACTTCCACCTCCAAGAAGGATAGCTGTTCCAGTGCTGGTGAGAGATGGAAAACCTTGCTTGGGAGAGTCTTCTTCTTACAATTCCCCATATAATGTCAGCATTAACCCTTACAGTTACAACACTTATCCTCCTTACTCCAACTACAGCAACCCAGCCTGCAGTGGCAGTTATAACTGCAGCTACTCTTCCATGCCAAGCATGCAACCAACAACAGCTGGTAATAACTTTATGAATTTCAGTGTGGGGGACTTGAATACTGTGCAAACTCCAATCCAGCAGGCCAGTGGTGTATCTGCACTCCATGGAATCCGAGCCTGGTAA